GCATTACGTCCTGATGCGCGCTTTTTAGAATTAGTCCACCGTATCGACCGGGATACATCAGGAATATTGCTTGTCGCGAAGAAACGCTCTGCGCTGAGACATTTGCAAGCCCAATTCCGTGAAAAAACGGTACAAAAATATTACTTCGCGCTTGTTATGGGGCACTGGAAGCCAAGCTGTCGACGAGTAAATGAACCATTACTGAAGAATGAAGTGAACAGCATTGTTCGTGTAAACCCTAATGGCAAGGCTTCTGAAACGCGTTTCAAAATAGTGGAAAAATTCACTGAAGCAACATTGGTTCAAGCAAGTCCAATTACAGGGAGGACGCATCAAATTCGCGTCCATGCGCAATACACTGGACACCCAATAGCGTGGGATGATCGATATGGAGACCGTCGATTTGATGCTTATACTGGCAAGGTTGGTTTAGACCGGCTCTTTTTACATGCCGCCAACATTAAGTTTGCCCATCCTGCTACAGAGGAAAAGATAGATATCTCAGCGCCTATGGAAGGAAGATTAGAAGCGGTACTCCAGCGATTAAGAGGTTAAAAAACGTATCGTTAAGAACCGAGAACAGAGACGCCTTGTTTTTCTAGCATATCTATCAGTGTAATTAACGGGAGCCCGATTAAACTATTCGGGTCTTTCCCCTCTAATCTATCAAAGAGTGCAATGCCTAACCCTTCACTCATAAAACTGCCCGCACAGGTTAGTGGTTGTTCTCGTTTGACGTAATCTTCTATCTGTTTTTGATTAAGTGTTCGGAAATGAACCTTAAAAGTATCCAGTTTTACTGAGGTGCTATCTGTGCTGGTATTATATAAAGCTAACCCAGTATAAAAAGTGATGCATTGCCCACTTGCCGCGGTGAGTTGCTTAACGGCATTTTCTACTGTGTGGGGTTTACCGATAATGTCTCCATTAATGACGCAAACCTGATCAGAGCCGATTATGAGGGAATGATCATCGATTTTGCAGCTCTTGGCTTTATTTAAAGCCAACCTAAGGACTAATTGCTCCGGAGCTTCTCTTTCTAATGGGGTTTCATCACAGCTTGGATTGGCTTGCTTAAAAGGTATCTGAATTTTTTCCAAAATTAATTTTCGAAACGGCGAGGTTGAAGCCAAAATGAGGTCCAATTTATTCATAGGAAACGTCTTGTAGAGCAGAGAATAGCGACAGAATAAACGATAATTAAAAAAAGCATAACTTTTTCACTTTTCCTTTGACTCAAGACGATTAGAAATATATTATTCGCGCCCTATGCAAAAAGTAAAAATTCCACGCACGGTAGATCCGGTTAAAGCCGCACAAAGTAGACTAGATTTTGATGGTATCATCCAACCTAGTTTATTTAAGCGCTTAGCTGAGACGACCTCAGGCGTAAAACGCGACGCAGAAGTCTCATTGTCTTTTGAGATGGATGAACAACGATTAACCGTTATCTCTGGTAAAGCTAACGTTGAAGTCGATTTAGAGTGTCAGCGTTGTAACGAGATTTTCGCACATGAGTGCGAAGTTCAATTTACTTATACTCCTGTTCGCAGTGAGAAAAGTGAAGTGGATACACCCGAAGAGTACGATTTGGTAGATCGGAACGAGTACGGTGAGATTGATCTCATACAACTAGTTGAAGACGAGTTCATTCTTGGTTTGCCTCAAGTGGCAATGCATGATGATGCGAACTGTAGCGTTAATTCAGATAATTTGGTGTTTGGTGTGCTTCCGAAAGAAGTTGAAGAAGATAAACCAAACCCATTTGATGTTTTAAAAAGCTTAAAGCGATAAGCTTTAAGTATAGACAAAGGAGTAGGGTCCATGGCCGTACAAAAGAGCAAAAAATCACGTTCAATGCGTGGCATGCGTCGTTCACATGATGCGCTAACTACAGCTGCACTTTCTGTAGACCCAACAACAGGTGAAACTCACCTGCGTCACAACGTGACTGCTGACGGTTTCTACCGTGGCAAAAAGGTTATCAACAAGTAAGGTTGACCTTTGAAAACTATTACCGTTGCACTTGATGCAATGGGCGGGGATTTCGGTCCCTGCGTAACAGTGCCTGCCGTCGTGCAGGCACTGTCGCATTTCCCAGAGCTAAAAGTGATTGTAGTCGGTGATCAATCCATGATCACACCTGAATTGTCTCGCCTAGGATATGTGGGAGATGATCACTCAATCAGTCGTCGTTTAACTATCTCCCATAGTGAACGAGTCATATCTAATTCGGAAAAACCCTCCCTTGCTTTAAGAAACAGCACTGGCTCGTCGATGCGTATGGCCATTGACGCCGTAGCCGACGGTACAGCAGATGCTTGTTTAAGTGGCGGGAATACCGGTGCGTTAATGGCACTTTCTCGGTTTAGACTCAAATTATTACCCGGCATAGAGAGACCAGCTTTAGTGTCGGCGCTTCCTACGGCGTTGGGTAAGAAAACTTGGTTGCTTGACCTCGGTGCAAATGTGTCTGTGGATGCGGATACGTTATTCCAATTTGCTGTGATGGGTGGAGCATTAGCTGAAGAACACCTAGATAGACCACCAAGAGTGGCTATACTCAATATCGGTGAAGAAGAGATTAAGGGTAATGACTTAGTAAAAAGATGCGCTGAAATGCTAAGTCAAACTAAGTCGATTAACTTTAGTGGTTATATCGAAGGCAATCAGTTACTTCACGATGCGGCCGATGTCGTTGTATGCGATGGCTTTGTCGGCAATGTTTGTTTAAAGACAGCAGAGGGTGTTGCCCACCTTTTTATTGGTAAACTTAAAGAGCATATGGCAACATCAAATCTAAAGGGTTGGATAGCAAGAAAATTATTTGCCAACCTAATAGAAGAGATAAAACAGTTGAACCCCGACCAGTACAATGGCGCAAGTTTGTTAGGATTGCGCGGTATTGTGATAAAAAGTCATGGAAGTGCTGATGTGGCTGCTATCGTCAATGCTATTGGTGAAGCAGTACACGAAGTCAAACGACAAGTACCAAGTCGTATTAGTGACCGCTTAGAAGCGGTGTTACTCGAGAGGCATTATTAGTCTATATGTACAGTAAAATATTAGGTACGGGCAGTTATCTGCCATCTCAGGTGCGTTCAAACGCAGACTTAGAGAAAATGGTAAATACCACCGATGAATGGATCGTAACAAGAACTGGGATTCGTGAGCGTCGTATTTCTGCACCGGATGAAACGGTAGCTGACATGGCAACAATAGCCTCTCAAAATGCTATCGATATGGCTGGATTAGATAAGGACGATATCGATATGATTATCGTCGCAACGACCAGTGGTTCAAATGCTTTCCCATCGGCTGCCTGTGAAGTTCAAGCAAAATTGGGTATTAAACATTGCCCAGCTTTTGATATGGCGGCAGCCTGCTCTGGATTTGTTTATGCGCTTTCAGTTGCGGATCAACATATCAAATCAGGTATGTGTAAAAATGTATTAGTGGTTGGTGCGGATGCTCTTTCAAAAACCTGCGATCCCACCGATCGTGGCACCATCATTCTTTTTGGTGATGCAGCAGGTGCAGTTGTGGTCGGTGTAAGCGAAGAGCCGGGGATCCTATCGACACACATCAATGCCGATGGGCGTTTTGGCGATCTATTAAGCCTTAAACATCCTGGTCGTAAAAAAGAAAAGAGTGAAGGTGAATTCGCTCAAACTGACGACATAAATAGCTGGCTTCATATGGCTGGAAATGAGGTGTTTAAAGTTGCTGTTACGCAATTATCTCGTTTAGTTAAAGAAACGCTTAAAGCAAATGGTATGGATAAATCCGAACTTGATTGGCTTGTACCACATCAAGCAAACTTACGGATTATCTCTGCGACGGCTAAAAAATTGTCTCTGCCTTTAGAACAGGTAGTTATTACGCTAGATCGCCACGGTAATACGTCTGCGGCAACGGTACCGACGGCATTAGATGAAGCGGTACGCGATGGTCGAATTCAACGTGGGCAGACCATACTATTGGAAGCATTCGGTGGTGGTTTCACCTGGGGCTCCGCTTTAATTAAGTTTTAAAATTTAAATTCAGTAGATAGGCTTTCGTCTGTCTACTTCAATTATTAATGCATTGCTTGAGGGAAAATAACTATGAGCAAATTTGCTATCATATTTCCGGGTCAAGGTTCTCAAACTGTTGGTATGCTTGCAGAGCTTGGTGAACAATTTGATGTTGTAAAAGCAACCTTCGCTCAGGCTTCTGAAGTGCTAGGTTATGATCTTTGGGCTTTGGTTCAAAATGGCCCAGCAGAAGATTTAAATCAGACTTCTCGCACTCAACCTGCACTGCTTGCTGCATCTGTCGCTATTTGGCGTGTATGGCAAGAACAAGGTTTGGAGCAACCTGTCAATTTAGCAGGACACAGCTTAGGTGAGTATTCTGCCCTTGTTTGTGCTGGAGTGATTGATTTTCAGCAGGCGATTAAACTCGTCGAGTTACGTGGTCAGTTCATGCAAGAAGCAGTACCTGCTGGTGTGGGTGCGATGTATGCCATCATCGGGTTAGACGATGAATCGATCGCAAAGGCCTGTGAAGAAGCGGCGCAAGACGAAATTGTCTCTCCTGTCAACTTCAATTCACCTGGTCAGGTTGTGATTGCTGGCAACAAAGCAGCTGTAGAGAGAGCCGGTGTACTTTGTAAAGCGGCGGGCGCGAAACGAGCGCTGCCTTTGCCTGTATCGGTGCCTTCTCATTGTGCATTAATGCAACCAGCAGCGGATAGATTAGAAATCGCACTGCAAGATATTGAATTTAACACACCAGCTATCCCAGTGATTAATAATGTTGATGTTGTTGCGGAAACGGATCCAGAAAAAATTAAAAATGCTTTGGTTCGTCAACTTCATAGCCCTGTTCGTTGGACCGAAGGTGTTCAACAAATGAGTGATGATGGTGTTGAAAAGCTCTATGAATTAGGTCCAAGCAAAGTGCTAACGGGTTTAACTAAACGTATTGTTAAAACGCTTACCGCTGCGGCAGTAAATGATTGTGCTTCATTAGAAGCAGCGAAGTAAAAAGAGAGATAGAAGATGAGAAACCTAGAAGGCAAAGTAGCACTGGTTACTGGTGCAAGCCGTGGTATTGGACGCTCAATTGCGGAGCTACTTGTTGAACGTGGAGCGACAGTTTTTGGTACGGCAACAAGTGAAAGTGGCGCCGCGGCTATCACTGAATACTTAGGTGAGAATGGCAAAGGTTTTAAACTCAATGTAACTGAGCCAGAATCTATTACAGACGTTATCAAAGAGATCACAACAAATTATGGCGGCGTAGATATTTTAGTTAACAACGCTGGTATTACTCGTGATAATCTATTGATGCGTATGAAAGATGACGAATGGACGGATATCATAGATACTAACCTCACGTCTATTTTCAGACTGTCCAAAGCAGTTTTGCGTGGCATGATGAAAAAACGTAACGGACGTATTATTAATGTCGGTTCTGTTGTCGGAACTATGGGTAACGCAGGTCAAACTAACTATGCCGCAGCGAAAGCGGGTGTGATTGGTTTTACTAAGTCTATGGCACGTGAAGTTTCTTCACGCGGTGTAACAATTAATACTGTTTCACCCGGTTTTATTGAAACTGACATGACAAAAGCACTGAATGATGAGCAGCGTGCTGCTACACTATCTCAGGTACCTGCGGGACGCTTAGGTGACCCACGTGAAATTGCAGCAGCGGTAGCATTTTTAGCTTCTCCAGATGCGGCATATATTACTGGTGAAACACTTCATGTAAACGGTGGAATGTACATGGTTTAAGTTGTGCACTATGTTTTGTGTATGATTTAGGTCAAAAATGTACCTATTTCCGGTCAAAATCGTAAAAATTGTGGTTTGACCAGCGATCACACCCTTGCAACTTTTAAAAGTTTGAATAAACTACGGAAACATCGCATAACGCGAAAGTCTGTAAAGGAAAAGAAAAAATGAGCAACCTCGAAGAACGCGTAAAGAAAATCATTATTGAACAGCTAGGTGTAGACGAAGCAGAAGTTAAGAACGAAGCTTCATTTGTTGACGATCTAGGTGCAGATTCTTTAGACACTGTTGAGCTAGTAATGGCTTTGGAAGAAGAATTCGATACTGAGATTCCAGACGAAGAAGCTGAGAAAATCACTACTGTTCAAGCTGCAATCGACTACGTTACCAGCGCTCAGTAATATTTCTCTCCCAGGCGGTCAACCTTGACCGCCTGAGTTTTATCTAAAACGCTTTATTTCCCCATCAAATCATTCATTCAATCCCCGGAGAAAATTATCATGTCAAAGCGTCGCGTAGTGGTTACTGGCATGGGTATGTTGTCACCGGTAGGCAACACTGTAGAATCATCATGGAAAGCCCTGTTAGCAGGTCAAAGCGGTATTGTTGATATCGAACACTTTGATACATCCGAATTTACAACTCGATTTGCAGGTCTAGTCAAAGACTTTAACTGCGAAGAGTATATGACCAAAAAAGATGCGCGTAAGATGGATCTATTTATCCAGTACGGCATCGCAGCGGGTATTCAAGCATTAGATGACTCAGGTTTCACCGTTACTGAAGAGAACGCGCCACGCATTGGCGTCGCAATTGGTTCTGGTATTGGTGGTCTTGGTCTAATTGAAACCGGCCATAAAGTTCTTTCAGAAAGAGGCCCGCGCAAAATTAGCCCCTTTTTTGTGCCATCCACTATCGTTAATATGATCGCAGGTAATCTGTCGATAATGCGAGGCCTTAGAGGCCCCAACATCGCGATTTCTACCGCTTGTACTACTGGCTTACACAATATTGGCCATGCGGCCCGTATGATTGCGTACGGCGATGCAGAGACGATGGTTGCTGGTGGTGCTGAAAAAGCGTCTACGCCTCTTGGTATGGGCGGATTTGCTGCTGCAAAAGCATTGTCAACGCGCAATGATGAACCATCGAAGGCTTCACGCCCTTGGGATAAAGACCGTGATGGGTTTGTTCTTGGTGACGGTGCGGGTGTTATGGTTTTAGAAGAATACGAACAAGCTAAAGCTCGTGGCGCGAAAATCTACTGCGAAGTTGTCGGTTTTGGCATGAGTGGAGACGCTTACCATATGACATCGCCAAGTGCAGATGGTTCTGGTGGTGCGTTAGCGATGGAAGCGGCAATGCGTGATGCTGGTATTACTGGTGAACAAATCGGTTATATCAACGCGCATGGAACGTCTACACCCGCGGGTGATGTTGCAGAGTTAAGAGGTGTAAAACGCGCTCTTGGCGAAGCAGGTTCTAAGACAGTACTTGTCTCTTCTACGAAATCTATGACGGGCCATTTATTGGGTGCTGCAGGTTCTGTAGAAGCCATCATTACTGCAATGGCGTTAGTGGATCAAATTGTGCCCCCAACAATTAACTTAGATAACCCTGATGAAGAGTGTGACCTTGACCTTGTTCCCCACACTGCACGTAAAGTCGATATGGAATACGCATTGTGTAACTCCTTTGGCTTTGGTGGAACAAACGGTTCGCTTATCTTTAAAAAAATGTGATAGTCGATTAAACTAGCTTAACAGCGGCTTGATGCTCAGCATTAAGCCGTTTTTTTTTGACTATTTTTTGTAAAGGTATGCGAATAGATGTTTTGGGTGAATGGACAACCAGCGTCAATGATATCTCTTTCTGATCGGTCGTTTCAGTATGGTGATGGCTGTTTTACCACTATTCTTACTAAAGAAGGTGTGGCTCAGCACTGGCCCTTACATATTAATAGAATGCAAGCGTGCCTAGATCGGTTAGTTATTAAGAGTCCAGACTGGGATCAGGTTAAAGTTTGGGTGGATCAAGCGGCGCTCAAAGATTCGTTGGCCGGAATAAAATTGCACGTTAGTCGCGGAGAAGGCGGCAGGGGTTATAATCCTACTGACGTGGACGCAGTGACGACAACAATCAGTCATTTCTCGTATCCTTCCCATTACTTAGATTGGCAAGAAAAAGGTGTCGATTTAGGTATATGTGGTTACAAGCTAGGTATAATGCCGCTTCTTGCTGGGCACAAGCATAATAATCGTTTAGAGCAGGTTCTTCTTAGAGGAGAGATGGAGCGTGTTGGATGTCAAGATGGTGTCGTTATGAATATTTATGATCATGTAGTTGAAACCACAATGGCCAATCTGTTTTGGTCTAAACACGACATATTATACACGCCTAGTTTGGCTTCCTCCGGTGTTGCAGGTGTTATTCGGAGAATGATTTTAAAAGATGCCCAAGATAGTGGGATAGAAGTCTCTATTGGGGAATTCTCCCTGGGTCACCTTATATGTGCAGATGAGGTCTTTATGACGAATTCAATACTCGGTGTTGCCCCTGTGAGAAAAATAGATAGGTCGCACTTTCCAATTGGAGCGATAACGCGACGTTTTCAGGAGAATCTAAATTCGTGATTAAGAAACTGTTGGTTTTAATATTCATCATTATCGGCGCTGTTGTCGGTGGTTATTTTTATATCGAGAAGCAGGTAGACCTTTATATCGACCAACCTCTCTCTATCACTAAACCTGAAATTATTACTATTAAGAGTGGCAGTAGCTTTCAAACGGTGCTCTCTAAATTTGAATCTTCTGGTTGGGTGAACCAAAGTCAATATACAAAGTTAGTAAGAAGGTTTCGCCCAGAGCTAACGAAAGTAAAAGCGGGTACATTTTTAGTTCAGCCAGGTATATCTTTAAGTGACGCCATCGTTTTCATTTCCAAGGGTAAAGAACATCAATTTACTATTACCTTTGTTGAAGGGAGCCGATTTACTGAGTGGCGAACAACGCTGGCGGAAGCAGATTCGTTACGACATGAGATCACGGATCTATCGGAATCAGAGATTGCAATAAAACTCGGCATCGAACATGAAAAATTGGAAGGTTTGTTTTTGGCTGAAACCTACCATTACACCGCGGGGATGTCGGATTTAGACATACTAAAGCGTTCGCACCAAAACCTGAACACGGTATTGAATCAAGCGTGGGAAAAACGCCAAAAAGAACTGCCTATCAAGACGCCTTATGAGGCATTGATACTTGCATCGATTATTGAGAAAGAGACCGCGGTAGAAGAAGAACGAACCAAAGTTTCTTCCGTATTTGTAAACAGACTTAATCGTAGAATGCGTTTGCAAACGGACCCAACTGTTATTTATGGTATGGGAGATAAGTACAAAGGGAATATTCGCAAAAAAGATCTGCAAACGGCAACACCCTACAATACATATACAATAAATGGATTACCTCCTACTCCTATCGCGATGACGGGAAAAGCATCTGTGGATGCCGCATTAAATCCTGATAAAACTCGTTACCTCTATTTTGTTGCAAGCGGCAAGGGTGGTCATGTGTTTTCCAAGAGCTTGAAAGAACATAATCGAGCTGTTCAAAACTATTTAAAACAATTAAGAAAAAAATAATGATTAAAACCAAATTTATTGTTGTTGAAGGATTAGAAGGTGCTGGAAAAAGCACTGCGATTGCTGCGATTAATGAAGTATTAGAGCAGCAAGGTATTCAACAAGTTGTGAATACGAGAGAGCCTGGCGGTACTGTACTCGCGGAGAAAATGCGCGCGCTGGTGAAGGAAGAACACGACGGTGAAATTTTACAAGATATGACGGAGTTGCTCCTGATGTATGCGGCTCGTGTTCAGTTGGTCGAGAATGTCATCAAACCCGCGCTAGAACACGGTAAGTGGGTCGTTGGCGATCGCCATGATATGTCCTCTCAAGCGTACCAAGGTGGTGGACGTCAGATCCCTCTTGATACCATGCAAAAGCTAAAACAGGTAACCTTAGGCGAATTTAAACCGGATTTAACGCTGTACCTAGACCTCGACCCTCGTTTAGGTCTTGAAAGAGCACGAGGTCGGGGAGAGTTAGATAGAATTGAGAAGAATGATATCAGTTTTTTCGATCGTTCTAGAGCACGCTATTTGGAGCTCGCCAATGAGGATGAATCCGTGTTGATTGTTGATGCGAGCCAAAAAATTGAGCAGGTGGCGGCAAGTATAAAACAAACGCTACTGGATTGGCTTAAGGCGAACAGGTAACGTTTATGCGAGATATTTATCCGTGGTTATTGCCTCTGTTGCATAAATGGCAGGCGCTGAGTGAGACTCATAGAGTTTCTGGGGCGATGTTATGTAGTGCCCCACAAGGCAGCGGTATTGAAAGACTAGCAGAATGGTTTGTGCATACTTTAGTGTGCAGTCATTCCACGTCAGAACCTTGTGGTTTTTGTCATTCATGTGAGCTAGCAAAATCTGGCAATCACCCTGATATTCATTGGATCTCCCCTGAAAAGGAGGGGAAGTCTATTACGGTTGACCAGATTCGTGCCTGTAATCAATGGGCCGTAGAATCGTCTCAACTTGCAGGTAAGCGCGTTATCATCATCACACCAGCTGATGCGATGAATGAGTCGGCATCAAATGCATTGTTAAAAACGTTAGAGTCACCAGCTAAAAACTGCGTTTTTTTACTGCTTGCGAACAATAACCATAAGCTTCTGCCGACTATTATTAGTCGCTGTCAAAAATGGACGATTGCTGAGTCTAATTTAGAAGAGACTTATCAATGGTTGTTAACCCAAACGACCAAACCATGTAACTATGTAGGCATTCGTTTAAGTAACGGTGCGCCATTAAAGGCTTTAGAATTTTTTGAACAAAAAACGTATGTCGATTTCCAAAAAGTAGAGTCAACATTACAGTCGTTTTTGAGTTCAGAAGGGGCA
This portion of the Vibrio sp. VB16 genome encodes:
- the rluC gene encoding 23S rRNA pseudouridine(955/2504/2580) synthase RluC produces the protein MNEIKTKVQFVDIDADMAGQRIDNFMRNQLKNVPKSLIYRIIRKGEVRVNKKRIKAEYKLQPGDIVRVPPVKMEEVEQKDVPNTKLNKVAELESCIIFEDDHMLVLNKPSGTAVHGGSGLKFGAIEALRALRPDARFLELVHRIDRDTSGILLVAKKRSALRHLQAQFREKTVQKYYFALVMGHWKPSCRRVNEPLLKNEVNSIVRVNPNGKASETRFKIVEKFTEATLVQASPITGRTHQIRVHAQYTGHPIAWDDRYGDRRFDAYTGKVGLDRLFLHAANIKFAHPATEEKIDISAPMEGRLEAVLQRLRG
- a CDS encoding Maf family protein: MNKLDLILASTSPFRKLILEKIQIPFKQANPSCDETPLEREAPEQLVLRLALNKAKSCKIDDHSLIIGSDQVCVINGDIIGKPHTVENAVKQLTAASGQCITFYTGLALYNTSTDSTSVKLDTFKVHFRTLNQKQIEDYVKREQPLTCAGSFMSEGLGIALFDRLEGKDPNSLIGLPLITLIDMLEKQGVSVLGS
- the yceD gene encoding 23S rRNA accumulation protein YceD, which gives rise to MQKVKIPRTVDPVKAAQSRLDFDGIIQPSLFKRLAETTSGVKRDAEVSLSFEMDEQRLTVISGKANVEVDLECQRCNEIFAHECEVQFTYTPVRSEKSEVDTPEEYDLVDRNEYGEIDLIQLVEDEFILGLPQVAMHDDANCSVNSDNLVFGVLPKEVEEDKPNPFDVLKSLKR
- the rpmF gene encoding 50S ribosomal protein L32 — its product is MAVQKSKKSRSMRGMRRSHDALTTAALSVDPTTGETHLRHNVTADGFYRGKKVINK
- the plsX gene encoding phosphate acyltransferase PlsX — encoded protein: MKTITVALDAMGGDFGPCVTVPAVVQALSHFPELKVIVVGDQSMITPELSRLGYVGDDHSISRRLTISHSERVISNSEKPSLALRNSTGSSMRMAIDAVADGTADACLSGGNTGALMALSRFRLKLLPGIERPALVSALPTALGKKTWLLDLGANVSVDADTLFQFAVMGGALAEEHLDRPPRVAILNIGEEEIKGNDLVKRCAEMLSQTKSINFSGYIEGNQLLHDAADVVVCDGFVGNVCLKTAEGVAHLFIGKLKEHMATSNLKGWIARKLFANLIEEIKQLNPDQYNGASLLGLRGIVIKSHGSADVAAIVNAIGEAVHEVKRQVPSRISDRLEAVLLERHY
- a CDS encoding beta-ketoacyl-ACP synthase III — translated: MYSKILGTGSYLPSQVRSNADLEKMVNTTDEWIVTRTGIRERRISAPDETVADMATIASQNAIDMAGLDKDDIDMIIVATTSGSNAFPSAACEVQAKLGIKHCPAFDMAAACSGFVYALSVADQHIKSGMCKNVLVVGADALSKTCDPTDRGTIILFGDAAGAVVVGVSEEPGILSTHINADGRFGDLLSLKHPGRKKEKSEGEFAQTDDINSWLHMAGNEVFKVAVTQLSRLVKETLKANGMDKSELDWLVPHQANLRIISATAKKLSLPLEQVVITLDRHGNTSAATVPTALDEAVRDGRIQRGQTILLEAFGGGFTWGSALIKF
- the fabD gene encoding ACP S-malonyltransferase — encoded protein: MSKFAIIFPGQGSQTVGMLAELGEQFDVVKATFAQASEVLGYDLWALVQNGPAEDLNQTSRTQPALLAASVAIWRVWQEQGLEQPVNLAGHSLGEYSALVCAGVIDFQQAIKLVELRGQFMQEAVPAGVGAMYAIIGLDDESIAKACEEAAQDEIVSPVNFNSPGQVVIAGNKAAVERAGVLCKAAGAKRALPLPVSVPSHCALMQPAADRLEIALQDIEFNTPAIPVINNVDVVAETDPEKIKNALVRQLHSPVRWTEGVQQMSDDGVEKLYELGPSKVLTGLTKRIVKTLTAAAVNDCASLEAAK
- the fabG gene encoding 3-oxoacyl-ACP reductase FabG codes for the protein MRNLEGKVALVTGASRGIGRSIAELLVERGATVFGTATSESGAAAITEYLGENGKGFKLNVTEPESITDVIKEITTNYGGVDILVNNAGITRDNLLMRMKDDEWTDIIDTNLTSIFRLSKAVLRGMMKKRNGRIINVGSVVGTMGNAGQTNYAAAKAGVIGFTKSMAREVSSRGVTINTVSPGFIETDMTKALNDEQRAATLSQVPAGRLGDPREIAAAVAFLASPDAAYITGETLHVNGGMYMV
- the acpP gene encoding acyl carrier protein — encoded protein: MSNLEERVKKIIIEQLGVDEAEVKNEASFVDDLGADSLDTVELVMALEEEFDTEIPDEEAEKITTVQAAIDYVTSAQ
- the fabF gene encoding beta-ketoacyl-ACP synthase II, translating into MSKRRVVVTGMGMLSPVGNTVESSWKALLAGQSGIVDIEHFDTSEFTTRFAGLVKDFNCEEYMTKKDARKMDLFIQYGIAAGIQALDDSGFTVTEENAPRIGVAIGSGIGGLGLIETGHKVLSERGPRKISPFFVPSTIVNMIAGNLSIMRGLRGPNIAISTACTTGLHNIGHAARMIAYGDAETMVAGGAEKASTPLGMGGFAAAKALSTRNDEPSKASRPWDKDRDGFVLGDGAGVMVLEEYEQAKARGAKIYCEVVGFGMSGDAYHMTSPSADGSGGALAMEAAMRDAGITGEQIGYINAHGTSTPAGDVAELRGVKRALGEAGSKTVLVSSTKSMTGHLLGAAGSVEAIITAMALVDQIVPPTINLDNPDEECDLDLVPHTARKVDMEYALCNSFGFGGTNGSLIFKKM
- the pabC gene encoding aminodeoxychorismate lyase, which codes for MFWVNGQPASMISLSDRSFQYGDGCFTTILTKEGVAQHWPLHINRMQACLDRLVIKSPDWDQVKVWVDQAALKDSLAGIKLHVSRGEGGRGYNPTDVDAVTTTISHFSYPSHYLDWQEKGVDLGICGYKLGIMPLLAGHKHNNRLEQVLLRGEMERVGCQDGVVMNIYDHVVETTMANLFWSKHDILYTPSLASSGVAGVIRRMILKDAQDSGIEVSIGEFSLGHLICADEVFMTNSILGVAPVRKIDRSHFPIGAITRRFQENLNS
- the mltG gene encoding endolytic transglycosylase MltG; the encoded protein is MIKKLLVLIFIIIGAVVGGYFYIEKQVDLYIDQPLSITKPEIITIKSGSSFQTVLSKFESSGWVNQSQYTKLVRRFRPELTKVKAGTFLVQPGISLSDAIVFISKGKEHQFTITFVEGSRFTEWRTTLAEADSLRHEITDLSESEIAIKLGIEHEKLEGLFLAETYHYTAGMSDLDILKRSHQNLNTVLNQAWEKRQKELPIKTPYEALILASIIEKETAVEEERTKVSSVFVNRLNRRMRLQTDPTVIYGMGDKYKGNIRKKDLQTATPYNTYTINGLPPTPIAMTGKASVDAALNPDKTRYLYFVASGKGGHVFSKSLKEHNRAVQNYLKQLRKK
- the tmk gene encoding dTMP kinase translates to MIKTKFIVVEGLEGAGKSTAIAAINEVLEQQGIQQVVNTREPGGTVLAEKMRALVKEEHDGEILQDMTELLLMYAARVQLVENVIKPALEHGKWVVGDRHDMSSQAYQGGGRQIPLDTMQKLKQVTLGEFKPDLTLYLDLDPRLGLERARGRGELDRIEKNDISFFDRSRARYLELANEDESVLIVDASQKIEQVAASIKQTLLDWLKANR
- the holB gene encoding DNA polymerase III subunit delta', with protein sequence MRDIYPWLLPLLHKWQALSETHRVSGAMLCSAPQGSGIERLAEWFVHTLVCSHSTSEPCGFCHSCELAKSGNHPDIHWISPEKEGKSITVDQIRACNQWAVESSQLAGKRVIIITPADAMNESASNALLKTLESPAKNCVFLLLANNNHKLLPTIISRCQKWTIAESNLEETYQWLLTQTTKPCNYVGIRLSNGAPLKALEFFEQKTYVDFQKVESTLQSFLSSEGASYNPVWLSIKDNPVGRLSWLAIIMSDIQKVHFGCSELGMCEKSAELAEQVPYSAAYKAMLSINKMKDKLESFSGLNTELLLINWLIDLQEDVCL